The proteins below are encoded in one region of Misgurnus anguillicaudatus chromosome 24, ASM2758022v2, whole genome shotgun sequence:
- the LOC129437313 gene encoding extracellular calcium-sensing receptor-like produces the protein MEFQNTIKGRSYPVLPQRLLLYLHMGMAKKTLLLLLLYGACIPATADVCKMLSQPFPPILSAEREINIGGILPIHRTVVQKLHPFTSKPETPTCVSFNLREFKFAQTLIFAIEEINNSTQLLPGVTLGYKIYDACGTINQAILSSMALINGIKETLHDEYCSRPPFVQAIVGESSSSPTIPIASLLSPFSFPVISHFASCACLSDRKRFSSFFRTIASDYYQSRALAQLVKHFGWTWVGMISSRNDYGSYGISTFEKTAHQLGICVEYSVTVLRTDTQEQLLKTLEVIKTATAKVVVSFISSGDFIPLLQLIARQNVTGLQWVGSESWITSRIIAEIKEYNFLTGAVGFAVANVKLDGLREFLLNVHPDQEPKNELLKDFWETAFQCSFRNTGGSTGHCTGSERLAEVQNEYTDALEMRIANKVYTATYAVAHALHNLINYVKSSINSSKVEVPTPRKVLEYMRNVSFTAKTGEKIFFDESGDPVAKYDLVNWQPAKDGSMQYKLVGAYDHSLPPEKRLKINQELMVWAENSRQLPVSVCTESCPPGTRKAAQKGRPICCYDCIQCAHGEISNETDSSDCIPCDLEYLSNESKDRCVLKVIEFLSYTEIMGIVLSLCSLIGALFSSIVSFVFYLHKETPIVRANNSELSFLLLFSLTLCFLCSLTFIGRPTELSCMLRHTAFGITFVLCISCVLGKTIVVLMAFKATLPGSNVIKWFGPPQQRLSVVILTLIQVLICVLWLTISPPFPYKNMRYYKDKIILECNLGSAVGFWAVLAYIGLLSVLCFILAFLARKLPDNFNEAKFITFSMLIFCAVWITFFLAYVSTPGKFTVALEIFAILASSFALLFCIFAPKCYIILLKPEQNTKKHMIGKE, from the exons ATGGAATTTCAAAACACGATAAAGGGCAGATCATATCCTGTTCTGCCACAAAGGCTCCTGCTCTACCTTCACATGGGCATGGCAAAGAAGACACTCTTGCTACTACTGCTATATGGTGCTTGCATCCCAGCCACAGCAGACGTCTGCAAAATGCTTAGCCAGCCATTCCCACCTATACTTTCTGCAGAAAGAGAAATCAACATTGGGGGGATTTTGCCAATTCATAGAACTGTTGTGCAAAAGTTGCACCCTTTCACTTCCAAACCAGAAACACCTACATGTGTCAG CTTTAACTTGCGTGAGTTTAAATTTGCTCAGACACTGATTTTTGCCATAGAGGAGATAAACAACAGCACACAGCTGTTGCCTGGTGTCACTTTGGGCTATAAAATATATGATGCATGTGGGACAATAAATCAGGCTATTCTGTCGAGTATGGCTTTGATAAATGGCATTAAAGAGACTTTGCATGATGAGTACTGTTCTAGACCACCATTTGTTCAAGCCATTGTTGGAGAGTCAAGCTCCTCTCCAACCATTCCCATCGCCTCTTTACTAAGCCCTTTCAGTTTCCCTGTG aTCAGTCATTTTGCCTCATGTGCATGCTTGAGTGACAGAAAAAGGTTTTCATCCTTCTTCAGAACGATAGCCAGTGATTATTATCAAAGCAGAGCACTGGCTCAGCTTGTCAAGCACTTTGGCTGGACTTGGGTTGGAATGATCAGCAGTCGCAATGATTATGGTAGCTATGGAATCTCAACATTTGaaaagacagcacatcaatTGGGGATTTGTGTCGAATACTCAGTGACCGTATTAAGAACTGATACACAAGAGCAGCTCCTAAAGACACTGGAAGTGATTAAAACAGCAACGGCCAAGGTGGTGGTATCTTTTATATCTTCTGGAGATTTTATCCCACTCCTGCAATTAATTGCACGACAGAATGTCACTGGGCTCCAGTGGGTCGGTAGTGAATCCTGGATCACTTCTCGAATTATTGCAGAAATAAAGGAATACAATTTTCTCACGGGAGCTGTGGGCTTTGCTGTAGCGAATGTCAAGCTCGACGGCTTGCGAGAGTTTCTTTTGAATGTGCACCCTGATCAAGAACCaaaaaatgaacttttaaaAGATTTCTGGGAAACAGCTTTTCAGTGCTCTTTCAGAAACACCGGAGGTAGCACAGGTCACTGTACTGGCTCAGAACGCCTAGCAGAAGTGCAAAATGAATATACTGATGCATTAGAGATGCGCATAGCAAATAAAGTGTACACGGCAACTTATGCTGTCGCACATGCACTGCATAATTTGATCAATTATGTAAAATCCTCCATCAACAGCAGCAAAGTAGAGGTGCCCACACCAAGAAAG GTGCTGGAGTATATGAGAAATGTCAGTTTTACTGCCAAAACAGgtgagaaaatattttttgatgaAAGTGGGGATCCTGTAGCGAAATATGATCTGGTCAACTGGCAGCCTGCTAAAGATGGAAGTATGCAGTATAAACTGGTTGGTGCGTATGACCACTCACTGCCTCCAGAGAAACGTCTTAAAATTAATCAGGAACTTATGGTATGGGCTGAGAACAGCAGACAG CTGCCCGTGTCTGTGTGCACTGAGAGTTGTCCTCCAGGCACTAGGAAGGCTGCACAGAAAGGAAGACCTATCTGCTGTTATGACTGTATTCAATGTGCACATGGAGAAATCAGTAATGAGACAG ATTCTAGTGACTGCATTCCTTGTGATTTGGAGTATTTGTCTAATGAAAGCAAAGAcagatgtgttttaaaagtgattGAATTCCTTTCCTATACAGAAATCATGGGGATTGTGCTTTCTCTTTGTTCTCTCATTGGAGCATTATTTTCATCAATTGTATCTTTTGTGTTTTATCTTCATAAAGAAACACCTATTGTAAGAGCCAACAATTCAGAGCTGAGCTtcctgttgctcttctcattgACTCTGTGTTTTCTCTGTTCACTTACTTTCATTGGTCGGCCCACTGAGTTGTCCTGTATGTTACGTCACACAGCGTTTGGGATCACTTTTGTCCTCTGTATCTCCTGTGTTTTGGGGAAAACAATAGTGGTGTTAATGGCATTCAAGGCCACACTTCCAGGAAGTAATGTCATTAAATGGTTTGGGCCTCCTCAACAAAGACTAAGTGTTGTTATCCTTACATTAATACAGGTCCTAATTTGTGTGCTTTGGTTAACAATATCACCTCCTTTCCCATATAAGAACATGCGTTATTACAAAGATAAGATCATTTTAGAATGTAATTTAGGTTCAGCTGTTGGTTTCTGGGCTGTTCTTGCTTATATTGGCTTGCTTTCagtcttgtgttttattttagcttttctGGCTCGTAAGCTCCCTGACAACTTCAATGAAGCTAAATTCATCACATTCAGTATGCTCATATTCTGTGCTGTATGGATCACATTTTTCCTAGCTTACGTCAGTACACCTGGAAAATTTACTGTAGCCTTGGAGATATTTGCTATTTTAGCTTCAAGTTTTGCTTTACTATTTTGCATATTTGCCCCAAAATGCTACATAATTTTGTTAAAACCAGAGCAAAATACAAAGAAACATATGATTGGGAAAGagtaa